A window of Candidatus Binatia bacterium contains these coding sequences:
- a CDS encoding response regulator, whose amino-acid sequence MDKKNILVVDDNPTIVSIVREVLKSNGYAVQCVYGGEGALDHLERQTPDLIILDVMMPQMSGMEVLGKIKGSSKTSSIPVIMLTVNDKEEDVLEAYKLGAEYYITKPFLPRELIRHVQRVLGRDKSATHGRPIPS is encoded by the coding sequence ATGGATAAAAAGAACATCTTGGTTGTCGACGACAATCCAACGATTGTGTCAATCGTGCGGGAGGTTTTGAAAAGCAACGGCTACGCCGTCCAATGCGTTTACGGCGGAGAAGGGGCGCTTGACCATCTTGAGCGGCAAACTCCCGACCTCATCATCCTCGATGTCATGATGCCGCAGATGAGCGGCATGGAAGTGCTCGGGAAAATCAAGGGATCTTCCAAAACCTCTTCGATTCCGGTGATCATGCTCACGGTCAATGATAAGGAGGAGGATGTTTTGGAAGCGTACAAATTAGGGGCCGAGTACTACATCACCAAGCCTTTCCTGCCAAGGGAACTAATCCGCCACGTTCAGCGCGTGCTCGGGAGAGATAAATCGGCAACCCACGGGAGACCAATTCCCAGCTAG
- the fliS gene encoding flagellar export chaperone FliS, whose amino-acid sequence MNPAYQSQVEVYKRNQYYTADKGTVLLMLYQGAIDFLKKAIERLQEGDLAGKGTYVSKTHAIISEFITSLNHDVGGDLSRNLEDLYRFMLDQLMQAHVGNDAKPLEDVIGLLENLLEGWQVAVVQARQEGVL is encoded by the coding sequence ATGAACCCGGCTTACCAATCCCAAGTCGAAGTCTACAAGCGCAATCAATATTACACCGCAGACAAGGGAACCGTGCTGCTGATGCTTTATCAGGGCGCGATCGATTTTCTAAAGAAGGCGATCGAGCGGCTGCAAGAAGGCGACCTGGCAGGAAAAGGAACGTACGTTTCCAAGACGCACGCGATCATCAGCGAGTTTATCACTAGCCTGAATCACGACGTAGGCGGCGATCTGTCGCGCAACCTGGAGGACCTTTACCGCTTCATGCTCGATCAGCTCATGCAGGCCCACGTCGGCAACGATGCCAAGCCGCTCGAGGATGTCATCGGCCTGCTCGAGAACCTGCTCGAAGGATGGCAGGTGGCGGTCGTCCAAGCGCGCCAGGAAGGGGTGTTGTGA